In one Amaranthus tricolor cultivar Red isolate AtriRed21 chromosome 8, ASM2621246v1, whole genome shotgun sequence genomic region, the following are encoded:
- the LOC130821658 gene encoding uncharacterized mitochondrial protein AtMg00810-like, protein MRRFGYEQSNSDHTLFLKKGEDRITCLIIYVDDMIITGNNKEEISDHKEKLFKEFEMKDLGNLKYFLGIEVFRSKRGIFINQKKYIFYLLAEIGMIDSKPTETPIVTNHRLQTTPGENSTDKENWSCELIYAPTPDISYGSSHENLEILKGYK, encoded by the exons ATGAGAAGATTTGGGTATGAGCAGAGCAATTCTGACCACACCCTATTCTTGAAGAAAGGAGAAGATCGTATCACTTGCTTAAtcatttatgttgatgatatgatcataaCAGGGAATAATAAGGAAGAGATTAGTGATCATAAGGAGAAATTATTTAAAGAATTCGAGATGAAAGATTTGGGGAACTTGAAGTACTTCCTTGGTATAGAGGTTTTTCGATCAAAAAGGGGAATCTTCATCAATCAAAAGAAATATATCTTTTACCTACTAGCAGAGATAGGTATGATAGACAGCAAACCAACCGAAACACCTATTGTTACTAATCACAGATTACAAACAACACCAGGAGAAAACTCAACCGACAAAGAAAA TTGGAGTTGTGAGTTGATTTATGCACCTACCCCAGACATCTCATATGGAAGCAGTCATGAGAATCTTGAGATACTTAAAGGGTACAAGTGA